In Marivirga salinae, a single window of DNA contains:
- a CDS encoding CorA family divalent cation transporter produces the protein MNKRIKDYGQFQLIDIENPSVESLTDYEFPFPLDNRFLEDSLESGHLPKMERTSEYVFMILRAYTAAEDEKAIEVGQISNKIAFFVTKQAVITVHRASFSFLNNLPESFDSSDELVLYIINDLLHTFENPIKSQFERMDALEQSIFLKGGDNLSIEKLYYEKSKARLSKKLLVIMQSVFNQFKVESSLNSHLQDVKDTILDLTLRTEEVVEDASALLNSYMTVQAQKSNNVMKLLTIFSAFFLPLTFIAGLYGMNFQNMPELRTDYGYFLTLLLMLLIAVGIFIWFRKRKII, from the coding sequence ATGAATAAAAGAATAAAAGACTATGGTCAGTTCCAATTGATAGATATAGAAAATCCATCAGTAGAAAGCCTAACAGACTATGAATTCCCTTTTCCATTAGATAATAGATTCCTTGAAGATTCTCTTGAATCGGGGCATTTACCAAAAATGGAGAGAACCTCAGAATATGTATTTATGATTCTTCGAGCCTATACGGCTGCGGAAGATGAAAAAGCCATAGAAGTAGGCCAAATTAGTAATAAGATTGCCTTTTTTGTGACTAAGCAAGCCGTAATCACTGTACACCGGGCCTCTTTTTCTTTTTTGAACAATTTGCCTGAAAGTTTCGATTCTTCCGATGAATTGGTCCTATATATTATCAATGACTTACTCCACACATTTGAAAACCCTATTAAATCACAGTTTGAACGAATGGACGCTCTGGAGCAAAGTATTTTTCTTAAGGGCGGAGATAATCTTTCTATAGAAAAGCTCTATTATGAAAAGTCCAAAGCAAGGTTATCCAAAAAGCTACTAGTAATAATGCAATCTGTGTTCAATCAATTTAAGGTTGAAAGTTCGCTAAACAGTCATTTACAGGATGTTAAAGATACCATATTAGATTTGACGTTACGGACAGAAGAGGTTGTAGAAGATGCCAGTGCCTTGCTTAATTCATACATGACCGTTCAGGCACAAAAAAGCAATAATGTTATGAAATTACTGACGATATTTTCTGCATTTTTTCTGCCCTTGACTTTTATTGCTGGTTTATACGGGATGAATTTCCAAAATATGCCGGAGCTCCGTACGGATTACGGTTACTTCCTAACACTTCTGTTAATGCTATTGATTGCGGTCGGTATTTTTATATGGTTTAGGAAAAGGAAGATTATTTGA
- a CDS encoding ABC transporter ATP-binding protein, with product MIAIKNLTFNYAKKQQPLFNELDCELQAGSIVGLLGKNGAGKTTLLKLMIGLLFPDKGDISILGHEPSKRQPSLLQDVFFVSEEFHLPSISVKNYVKANAGFYPRFDSELLHRLIKDFELPETKSLQKLSYGQKKKFLISFALATKCRLLVLDEPTNGLDIPSKSIFRKVLAGSLDEDQLVIISTHQVKDVENLIDKVLMLDNGKFIMQKDLYEISSQLNFSTVSSAEGEHVLYSEMVPGGFRIITPQENGNSNVDIELLFNAIANGNEKLKKYVQ from the coding sequence ATGATTGCAATAAAAAATCTAACTTTTAATTACGCCAAAAAGCAACAGCCACTCTTTAATGAACTGGATTGCGAACTGCAAGCAGGCAGCATAGTGGGTCTTTTGGGAAAAAACGGAGCAGGTAAAACTACCTTGCTTAAGCTCATGATTGGCTTATTATTTCCTGACAAAGGCGATATCTCTATTTTGGGGCACGAACCTTCCAAACGACAGCCTTCCCTTTTGCAGGATGTCTTTTTTGTTTCGGAGGAATTTCATCTCCCTTCTATTTCCGTTAAAAACTACGTCAAAGCGAATGCGGGTTTTTATCCTCGCTTTGATAGCGAGCTACTCCACAGATTGATTAAGGATTTTGAACTACCGGAAACCAAAAGTTTGCAAAAGCTTTCTTATGGTCAGAAGAAAAAGTTCTTAATTTCTTTCGCATTGGCTACCAAATGCCGCCTACTGGTGCTCGATGAACCTACAAACGGATTGGATATTCCATCAAAATCCATCTTCCGAAAAGTATTGGCAGGCTCTTTGGATGAAGATCAGTTGGTCATCATTTCTACCCATCAGGTGAAAGATGTAGAAAATTTGATCGATAAAGTATTGATGCTGGATAATGGCAAGTTCATCATGCAAAAAGACTTGTATGAGATCTCCTCTCAGCTCAACTTTTCTACGGTTTCCTCTGCAGAAGGCGAGCATGTATTATACAGTGAAATGGTGCCGGGCGGCTTCCGCATCATTACTCCACAGGAAAATGGAAATTCCAATGTTGATATAGAACTATTGTTTAACGCCATAGCAAATGGCAATGAAAAACTAAAAAAATATGTCCAGTAA
- a CDS encoding GntR family transcriptional regulator, protein MEFQNGKSIFLQIADSITDKVVSGEFPAGKKIPSVRELAAEMGVNPNTIMRTYSELQAMDIIENQRGIGYFVNENAPKIILEGKREEFFNQVLPEFLKQAQLLGISATELKKHIEKINS, encoded by the coding sequence ATGGAATTTCAAAACGGCAAAAGCATATTTCTGCAGATAGCGGACAGCATTACCGACAAGGTAGTGAGTGGCGAATTTCCCGCAGGCAAGAAAATACCCTCAGTGCGGGAGTTAGCGGCTGAAATGGGGGTGAATCCGAATACTATTATGAGAACTTACAGTGAACTACAAGCTATGGATATTATTGAAAACCAAAGAGGCATTGGCTATTTCGTCAATGAAAATGCCCCTAAAATTATTTTGGAGGGCAAAAGAGAAGAATTCTTTAATCAGGTTTTACCTGAATTTCTGAAACAAGCACAGCTATTGGGCATTAGCGCCACGGAATTGAAAAAACATATTGAAAAAATTAATTCATAG
- a CDS encoding ABC transporter ATP-binding protein, producing the protein MNIQITGLTKTYPNGHTAIKDVNLEIGSGMFGLLGPNGAGKSSFMRVLVTAQQATSGTILMDGLDINEHRQKIRTLIGYLPQDFTFFSKLKTWEFLDYAAQLSTSLKKKERIIKVDQLLDQVGLLDVRERLANKLSGGMKRRLGIAQALIGEPKLLVIDEPTTGLDPEERIRFRNILSDMSQKDVTIILSTHIVGDISSTCHNMAMLNKGAVAFKGSPEGMIEQVRGHVWQVSLDDEEFNKIKTEYSVVSTIPVEGKWEVQLISENSPHPKATHANPNLEHAYVYFMENELGISLV; encoded by the coding sequence ATGAATATACAAATTACAGGACTCACCAAGACTTATCCTAATGGTCATACCGCTATAAAAGATGTGAATCTTGAAATCGGGAGCGGCATGTTTGGTTTGTTAGGCCCTAATGGCGCGGGTAAATCCAGCTTTATGCGCGTATTGGTAACGGCACAGCAGGCCACATCGGGCACAATCCTAATGGATGGATTGGATATCAATGAGCACAGACAAAAGATCCGCACTCTTATAGGATATCTCCCTCAAGACTTCACCTTTTTCTCAAAGCTTAAGACCTGGGAGTTCCTGGATTATGCTGCTCAATTATCCACCTCGCTCAAAAAGAAAGAGCGAATCATCAAAGTAGATCAATTACTGGACCAGGTTGGCCTATTGGATGTACGCGAAAGATTGGCCAACAAACTTTCGGGTGGGATGAAACGCAGGCTGGGAATTGCCCAGGCACTAATTGGAGAACCAAAATTATTAGTGATAGATGAACCCACCACAGGACTTGATCCTGAAGAGCGGATCCGTTTCCGTAATATCCTGTCTGACATGAGTCAAAAAGATGTTACCATTATTCTTTCCACCCATATTGTGGGCGATATCAGTAGCACCTGCCACAATATGGCCATGCTCAATAAGGGTGCAGTAGCTTTTAAAGGATCTCCTGAAGGCATGATAGAGCAGGTTCGCGGTCATGTATGGCAAGTAAGCCTTGATGATGAAGAATTCAATAAAATTAAAACAGAATATTCCGTGGTTTCTACTATTCCTGTTGAAGGCAAATGGGAAGTGCAATTGATTTCGGAAAATTCACCGCACCCTAAGGCAACGCATGCAAACCCCAATCTGGAGCATGCCTATGTGTATTTTATGGAAAATGAACTAGGAATCTCACTGGTATGA
- a CDS encoding golvesin C-terminal-like domain-containing protein has protein sequence MISIKNILTISRFETKVLWRNWFFRILAIAGIGFLTIFNIAVFSEADVPRWAFLSNSWMMPYASLVLISIPQAAAVVFLATGLIKKDKKVDTNEVFFVRPISNLDYVLGKALALFKLFFLLNLVFVLISLIFNITSPYTTFEPLAYIIYPLLTSMPTIMFTTGLSFLLVTILKNQPISIVLLLGLAGVQLIYYFDQFSNILDFVAFRLPMFTSDIAGFQDMEFALLQRSFYFILGIAFLFITAFLLDRLSSHKTTKILTGAIGLVVLAFSAVVMLKLWDMRQNPIELREQMVSLNEKWAEIPNITIVSNSIEIELIENEIKGQSAMLVKNNTPETLNQIYFSLNPALKLDEVLVNGQAVLAEKNLHIVSIPKGFSLAPAQELKVVLNYSGSIQQSAAHLEVDEERYESALDFFMFSLQKKYAFLQADYVLLTKDVMWYPDTEIGYSPKNHSTEKLSFIDFQLKVKTNDGQVAISQGQPIVKGNIYEFRPEYPLPQISLVIGDYVKKEIVVDSIQYAVYHYREHDFLENHLDQLPDTLSSLITDLSNEYEDAQKISYPFKRLQFVETPLQFTAYTKVYETHQAYLQPETVFWPEKGGDIRQFDLRMQLRDMNNQAKAQNQTLTDKQKQANVFKDLVKRVFTKQIGATYTFDGFNLDDANYSIFPNYYTYNTGFVSKEWPLLNRSIANYLINEKQAQRDFSRNRNGISFTEECNDLMRESSLEEIVSEAEFNKIQKSIALKSEYLFSYLGLLVGESNFKSFLYAWVNEHNHQLTHYENLRTALMSEFNLDINPIIQKVYSETSQPAFEILELQKYEVLDGDRKRYQILTKIRNSGDNDGVIEIRFDNIDNSDEDFYRSKVNEEIESEIAGQHSLIKKGETKELGFVLDEKPNNITFNTLISRNIPSEITMPIGTLSKRDGAILFEGERLAPSSKDLEYPEIIVDNEGENFSSFSPIKPTYLKAYLDSRKTTEQKYYGAWDRPYSKWLPTTGSEYYGTDIRSAHFTRSGGGEKIANWTPEIKEAGFYDIYTYMKGKNQNEYRGNDSNGKQYFYHYIIKHADGEDNINYNISNAEPGWNFLGSYYFNENGGSVSLTDECDLRTVYADAIKWVKQ, from the coding sequence ATGATTTCAATCAAAAACATATTGACCATCTCCCGATTTGAGACAAAAGTGCTTTGGAGAAATTGGTTTTTCAGAATATTAGCCATAGCCGGCATAGGTTTTTTGACTATTTTTAATATTGCGGTCTTTTCTGAGGCGGATGTTCCAAGATGGGCGTTCCTTTCCAATAGCTGGATGATGCCTTACGCCAGTTTGGTGCTAATTAGCATTCCACAAGCAGCTGCTGTGGTATTTTTGGCAACAGGACTTATTAAAAAAGATAAAAAGGTCGATACCAATGAGGTGTTTTTTGTTCGCCCTATCTCCAACTTAGATTATGTTTTAGGTAAAGCATTAGCACTTTTTAAGCTTTTCTTCTTATTGAATCTGGTTTTTGTATTGATTTCCCTGATCTTCAATATTACCAGTCCCTACACCACATTCGAGCCTTTGGCTTATATCATTTACCCTTTGCTTACCAGTATGCCCACCATTATGTTTACTACTGGGCTATCTTTTTTATTGGTAACCATTCTAAAAAATCAGCCCATAAGCATAGTATTGCTATTAGGACTTGCCGGGGTTCAGTTGATCTATTATTTCGATCAGTTTTCCAATATTTTGGATTTTGTAGCATTCCGATTGCCCATGTTCACTTCTGATATTGCCGGTTTTCAAGACATGGAATTTGCGCTATTGCAAAGGTCATTTTATTTCATCTTAGGCATAGCTTTTTTATTTATAACTGCCTTTCTTCTGGATCGTCTTTCAAGCCACAAAACCACCAAAATTCTAACAGGAGCAATTGGACTTGTAGTATTGGCATTTTCCGCTGTGGTGATGTTGAAATTATGGGATATGCGTCAAAATCCTATAGAATTAAGAGAGCAAATGGTCAGCCTCAACGAAAAATGGGCAGAGATTCCCAATATCACTATTGTTTCTAATTCCATCGAAATTGAGCTAATAGAAAATGAAATCAAGGGACAATCAGCAATGTTGGTAAAAAACAACACCCCTGAAACCCTCAATCAAATATATTTCAGTTTAAATCCGGCTTTAAAATTAGATGAGGTACTAGTCAATGGCCAAGCTGTTTTAGCTGAGAAAAATCTGCACATTGTATCCATACCAAAGGGATTTAGTCTGGCACCTGCTCAGGAATTGAAAGTAGTATTAAATTATAGTGGTAGCATTCAGCAATCAGCAGCTCACTTAGAAGTAGATGAAGAAAGGTATGAATCGGCTTTAGATTTCTTTATGTTCTCCCTTCAAAAGAAATATGCCTTTTTACAAGCTGACTATGTTTTGCTTACCAAAGACGTCATGTGGTATCCTGACACAGAAATTGGATATAGTCCGAAAAATCATAGCACAGAAAAATTATCCTTTATTGACTTTCAATTGAAAGTGAAAACAAATGATGGACAAGTGGCCATTTCTCAAGGGCAGCCAATCGTAAAAGGCAATATTTATGAATTCCGCCCGGAATATCCACTTCCTCAAATATCGCTGGTAATAGGCGATTATGTGAAAAAAGAAATAGTGGTAGATTCTATTCAATATGCGGTATATCATTACCGAGAGCATGATTTTCTTGAGAATCACCTAGATCAACTTCCGGATACCTTGAGCTCACTCATTACGGATCTCTCTAACGAATATGAGGATGCACAAAAAATCTCCTATCCTTTCAAAAGACTACAGTTTGTAGAGACCCCTTTGCAGTTTACAGCCTACACAAAAGTGTATGAAACACATCAAGCCTATTTACAACCGGAAACCGTCTTTTGGCCTGAAAAAGGTGGTGATATCCGACAATTTGATCTCAGAATGCAATTACGGGATATGAATAATCAGGCCAAAGCACAAAATCAGACCTTAACAGATAAACAGAAGCAGGCTAATGTATTCAAAGACTTAGTTAAAAGAGTATTTACCAAGCAGATTGGAGCAACCTATACTTTTGACGGATTTAACCTAGATGATGCTAACTACTCCATTTTCCCCAATTACTACACCTACAATACTGGTTTTGTTAGCAAAGAATGGCCATTATTGAATCGTAGCATAGCCAACTATCTAATCAATGAGAAACAAGCTCAAAGAGATTTCTCCAGGAATAGAAATGGAATATCCTTTACAGAAGAATGCAACGATCTGATGAGAGAATCCTCGCTAGAAGAGATTGTATCAGAGGCAGAATTCAATAAAATACAGAAGTCTATTGCATTGAAAAGCGAATATCTCTTCTCTTACCTTGGACTATTAGTGGGCGAAAGCAATTTCAAAAGTTTTCTGTATGCATGGGTCAATGAGCATAACCATCAGCTTACACATTACGAAAATCTTAGAACAGCACTTATGAGTGAATTCAATTTGGATATAAATCCGATTATTCAAAAAGTCTATTCTGAAACTTCACAGCCTGCTTTTGAAATACTGGAACTTCAAAAATATGAAGTTTTGGATGGTGACAGAAAGCGTTATCAAATACTGACCAAAATAAGAAACAGTGGTGATAATGATGGGGTCATTGAAATCAGATTCGATAATATAGACAACAGTGATGAGGATTTCTATAGAAGTAAAGTCAATGAGGAAATAGAATCTGAAATTGCAGGGCAACATTCTTTAATTAAGAAGGGTGAAACCAAAGAGCTAGGATTCGTTTTGGACGAAAAACCCAACAATATTACTTTCAACACCTTAATATCCAGAAACATACCTTCAGAAATCACCATGCCAATCGGTACTTTAAGCAAGCGAGATGGCGCAATATTATTTGAGGGCGAACGCTTGGCTCCTAGCAGCAAAGATTTGGAATATCCTGAAATAATTGTGGACAATGAAGGTGAGAATTTTAGCAGCTTCAGTCCAATAAAGCCTACTTATTTAAAAGCTTATCTCGATAGTCGGAAGACAACAGAACAAAAATATTACGGTGCATGGGATCGCCCCTATTCTAAATGGTTGCCGACCACTGGTTCGGAGTATTATGGAACCGACATACGTTCGGCACACTTCACTCGCTCTGGAGGTGGAGAAAAAATAGCTAACTGGACTCCTGAAATAAAGGAAGCAGGATTCTATGATATCTACACTTATATGAAAGGAAAAAATCAAAATGAATATCGTGGAAATGACAGCAATGGAAAGCAGTATTTCTATCACTATATCATCAAGCATGCAGATGGAGAGGACAATATCAATTACAATATTTCAAATGCGGAACCGGGCTGGAATTTTCTCGGATCCTATTATTTCAATGAAAATGGAGGGAGTGTTTCATTAACGGATGAATGTGACCTTCGGACAGTTTATGCAGATGCGATAAAATGGGTTAAGCAATAA
- a CDS encoding TolC family protein translates to MNSTKENSESKSRRLSKLMLMLIIVGCSLISQNLMGQQTLTLQEAIKIAQQKSPNIKKSKLNLYGNQRSLDAQRASLKSRFSLDVTPFDYNRNRNFNDLFSQWNTNEDYNSFANFSVTQPIVATDGSVSLINQFGYRDNYSEFQDVRTKTFSNNLYLQLEQPIFTYNRTKLQLKELELNLENAQISNSIQLLSLEQDVTRSFYNFYQRQNNLEIASDEYENQKVSYEITLNKVEADLLAKEELYQAELNLASSKSTLENNEVLLNNAADDFKLLLGIDLDEDIEVLVDIDFITRKVDLAKAIEHGLEHRMELRQRGMAIERSQFELTRTKALNEFKGSVALSLGVFGDNEQAPEVYEQPNLNPRVAITFNIPIWDWGENRARMDAANANLEINKVDLQVEENNIIIGIRKIYRNLQNLENQISIAEQNVKNAKLTYDINLERYRNGDLTSIDLNRFQSQLSEKKGALADALINYKMELLNLKVQSLYDFEKNQPVMINRY, encoded by the coding sequence ATGAACAGTACTAAAGAAAATTCAGAAAGCAAATCAAGGAGACTCAGCAAATTAATGCTGATGCTCATCATTGTGGGATGTAGCCTTATTTCTCAAAATTTAATGGGGCAACAAACGCTTACACTTCAAGAGGCAATTAAAATTGCTCAGCAGAAGAGTCCAAACATCAAAAAATCTAAATTAAACCTTTATGGGAACCAGAGAAGTCTGGACGCTCAGCGTGCTTCCTTAAAATCAAGATTTTCATTGGATGTCACGCCCTTCGATTATAATCGAAATCGTAATTTTAATGACTTGTTTTCTCAATGGAATACCAATGAAGATTATAATTCCTTTGCCAATTTTTCGGTAACACAACCTATAGTAGCAACTGATGGTAGTGTCTCCCTGATCAACCAATTCGGATATAGAGACAACTATTCTGAATTTCAAGATGTAAGAACAAAAACCTTCAGCAATAACCTATACTTACAGCTAGAGCAACCGATTTTCACCTACAACAGAACTAAACTTCAATTGAAGGAATTGGAGCTCAACCTTGAAAATGCACAGATCAGTAATAGCATCCAACTGCTTAGTTTGGAACAGGATGTAACGCGGTCATTTTATAATTTCTATCAGCGACAAAATAATTTGGAGATTGCTTCTGATGAATATGAGAATCAAAAAGTAAGCTATGAAATTACATTGAATAAAGTAGAAGCAGACCTCCTAGCTAAAGAGGAATTGTATCAAGCTGAATTGAACCTTGCCTCCTCTAAATCTACGCTGGAAAATAACGAAGTATTGCTCAACAATGCTGCGGATGATTTCAAACTTCTGTTAGGTATTGATTTAGATGAAGACATTGAAGTGTTAGTAGATATAGATTTTATAACTCGCAAAGTGGATCTAGCAAAAGCAATTGAACACGGACTAGAGCACAGGATGGAATTGAGACAGCGTGGAATGGCAATCGAAAGATCTCAATTTGAATTAACCCGAACCAAGGCATTGAATGAGTTTAAAGGGTCTGTCGCCTTATCATTAGGTGTATTTGGTGATAACGAACAAGCTCCTGAAGTTTATGAACAGCCCAATTTAAACCCTCGAGTAGCCATCACTTTCAATATTCCGATTTGGGATTGGGGCGAAAACAGAGCCAGAATGGATGCCGCTAATGCCAATCTGGAAATCAATAAGGTGGACCTACAGGTGGAAGAAAATAATATCATTATCGGCATTAGAAAAATTTATAGAAATCTGCAGAATCTGGAAAACCAAATCTCCATAGCCGAGCAAAATGTAAAAAATGCCAAGCTTACTTATGACATTAATCTGGAGCGATACAGAAATGGTGATCTGACCAGTATCGACCTCAATAGGTTTCAAAGCCAGCTATCAGAGAAAAAAGGGGCATTGGCTGATGCCTTGATCAATTATAAAATGGAATTATTAAATCTTAAGGTGCAATCACTTTACGATTTCGAGAAAAACCAACCAGTAATGATTAACAGATATTAG
- a CDS encoding efflux RND transporter periplasmic adaptor subunit, translating into MKKLLKGFTPLLLMTVLWSCNNQENNIQTEIKIPVSVETIKPKSISSFIETTGTVYSSKEGEMKSEMSGLYQLQRNPATGRPFALGDVVKSGQVLIRIENEEFVNGLQVDGKKLNLELAQNNLEKQKSLYDKGGVTQTELKNASIQYVNAKYSYENAEIQLAKMAVRVPFDGVIVELPYHTNGVKIDQGSSLFKVMEYNKLLMDVKLPEKHMSEVTLDQLVQITNYTMGNDTISGKISQISPIIDPETRTFQSVLQINNDKHSLRPGMFIKAAILSEKRDSTIVIPKETVISRQDAKVVFIVENGIATEKQISTGLETMDDIEVLSGLKVNDRLVISGFETLRNKSKVSVLQ; encoded by the coding sequence ATGAAAAAGCTATTAAAAGGATTCACTCCCCTACTGTTAATGACTGTTTTGTGGTCATGCAATAATCAGGAGAACAATATCCAAACAGAAATAAAGATTCCCGTATCGGTGGAAACCATCAAACCAAAAAGTATTTCTAGCTTTATTGAAACTACCGGCACAGTGTATTCTTCAAAAGAAGGAGAAATGAAGTCTGAAATGAGTGGTCTTTACCAGCTTCAAAGGAATCCAGCAACAGGAAGACCTTTCGCCCTTGGAGATGTTGTGAAAAGTGGCCAAGTTTTGATCAGAATTGAAAATGAAGAGTTTGTTAATGGTCTGCAAGTAGATGGAAAAAAGCTCAATCTGGAATTGGCCCAAAATAACCTTGAAAAACAAAAATCCCTTTATGACAAAGGAGGGGTTACCCAAACCGAACTAAAAAATGCCTCAATTCAATATGTAAATGCGAAGTACTCTTACGAAAATGCGGAAATTCAATTAGCTAAAATGGCGGTAAGAGTTCCATTTGATGGTGTAATTGTAGAATTACCTTATCATACAAATGGTGTGAAAATTGATCAAGGTAGCTCGCTTTTTAAGGTGATGGAATACAACAAACTATTGATGGATGTAAAGCTACCAGAAAAGCATATGAGTGAAGTGACTTTAGATCAACTCGTGCAAATCACCAATTATACTATGGGCAATGACACCATCAGCGGAAAGATTAGTCAAATATCTCCCATCATTGATCCGGAAACCAGAACGTTTCAAAGCGTTTTGCAAATTAATAATGACAAGCATTCCCTTCGCCCGGGTATGTTTATTAAAGCGGCCATACTTTCAGAAAAGCGTGATAGCACCATAGTAATCCCAAAAGAAACCGTGATTTCACGACAAGATGCAAAAGTGGTCTTTATAGTGGAAAATGGTATAGCCACAGAGAAGCAAATCTCCACCGGATTAGAGACCATGGATGACATAGAGGTATTAAGTGGCCTTAAAGTCAATGATAGATTAGTCATCAGTGGCTTTGAGACCTTGAGAAATAAATCAAAGGTAAGTGTATTACAATAA